From a region of the Streptomyces sp. NBC_01454 genome:
- a CDS encoding site-2 protease family protein translates to MTTAFRRADRRVSPVFLALVAVLAVSGWAVWSRTLAANTGLAVFLFVVSGWVVSLCLHEYAHARTALHSGDLSVTDKGYLTLNPLKYTHALLSIVLPVIFLLMGGIGLPGGAVFIERGRIRGRWRHSLISAAGPLTNVVFAVVCTAPFWLHGLDGVPVPFRSALAFLALLQVTAAILNMLPVPGLDGYGVLEPWLSHSLRRQVEPIAPFGLLLIFGLLWVPELNRAFFDLVHTVLGALGVSEVYSYLGQEFFHFWQGPPQIG, encoded by the coding sequence ATGACCACAGCATTCCGGCGCGCGGACCGTCGCGTCAGCCCGGTCTTCCTCGCGCTCGTCGCCGTGCTGGCGGTGTCCGGCTGGGCCGTGTGGAGCCGGACCCTCGCGGCGAACACCGGCCTCGCGGTGTTCTTGTTCGTGGTGTCCGGCTGGGTGGTGTCGCTGTGCCTGCACGAGTACGCCCACGCCCGCACCGCGCTGCACAGCGGCGACCTCTCCGTGACGGACAAGGGCTATCTGACGCTGAACCCGCTGAAGTACACCCATGCGCTGCTGAGCATCGTGCTGCCGGTGATCTTCCTGCTGATGGGCGGGATCGGGCTGCCGGGCGGGGCGGTGTTCATCGAGCGCGGCCGGATCCGCGGCCGCTGGCGGCACAGTCTGATCTCCGCGGCCGGGCCGCTGACGAACGTGGTGTTCGCCGTGGTGTGCACGGCGCCGTTCTGGCTGCACGGCCTGGACGGGGTGCCGGTGCCGTTCCGCAGTGCGCTGGCGTTCCTCGCGCTGCTGCAGGTGACCGCGGCGATCTTGAACATGCTGCCGGTGCCCGGGCTGGACGGCTACGGGGTGCTCGAGCCGTGGCTGTCGCACTCGCTGCGGCGGCAGGTGGAGCCGATCGCACCGTTCGGGCTGCTGCTGATCTTCGGCCTGCTGTGGGTTCCGGAGCTCAACCGGGCGTTCTTCGACCTGGTCCACACGGTCCTGGGCGCCCTGGGCGTCTCGGAGGTGTACAGCTACCTGGGCCAGGAGTTCTTCCACTTCTGGCAGGGCCCGCCGCAGATCGGCTGA
- a CDS encoding FadR/GntR family transcriptional regulator codes for MARGTMSEEVQAQIKQLILRRGLTSGDPLPTEADLVGLLDVSRNSVREALKALQAMRIVEIRHGFGTYVGPLTLEPFVEGVAFRAAVRHHQGEASLYELMEVREALEAGLIQAVARALPAEDLTVLKGLVQRMAEEARGGEVLSATDRAFHLALYRSLGNHLLSEVLDAFWAALRRVREDLSDDRPDPEVTYRQHLEIVDALEAGDGDRAVEAIHRHFDGIRRRLTE; via the coding sequence ATGGCGCGAGGGACGATGTCCGAGGAGGTGCAGGCGCAGATCAAGCAGTTGATCCTGCGCCGTGGACTGACGTCGGGTGATCCGCTGCCCACCGAGGCCGACCTGGTCGGCCTGCTCGACGTCAGCCGCAACTCGGTGCGTGAGGCGCTCAAGGCGCTGCAGGCCATGCGCATCGTGGAGATCCGGCACGGCTTCGGCACCTATGTCGGCCCGCTGACCCTGGAGCCGTTCGTCGAGGGGGTCGCCTTCCGCGCCGCCGTCCGCCACCACCAGGGCGAGGCGAGCCTGTACGAGCTGATGGAGGTCCGCGAGGCGCTGGAGGCGGGTCTGATTCAGGCCGTCGCCCGCGCGCTGCCCGCCGAGGACCTCACCGTCCTCAAGGGGCTGGTGCAGCGGATGGCGGAGGAGGCGCGCGGCGGGGAGGTGCTCAGCGCCACCGACCGGGCCTTCCATCTCGCGCTGTACCGCTCGCTGGGCAACCACCTGCTGAGCGAGGTGCTGGACGCGTTCTGGGCGGCGCTGCGCCGGGTGCGCGAGGACCTCTCCGACGACCGGCCGGACCCGGAGGTGACCTACCGTCAGCATCTGGAGATCGTCGACGCGCTGGAGGCGGGCGACGGGGACCGCGCCGTGGAGGCGATACATCGGCACTTCGACGGGATCCGGCGCCGGCTGACCGAATAG
- a CDS encoding MFS transporter: protein MTSDGPPRDSPSPTARRRLTALLPDLAPWRTSRDFRLLWCAGAITVFGTFLTVVALPLQLKELTGSTLAVGALGAVELVPLLVFGLYGGALADSVDRRRLIVGSELALGLISALLLVNSLLPHPLVWPLYAAAALSSALTGLQRPALDAIVPRIVRHDQLAAAAALNALRWQIGAIAGPALAGGLLALAGLRWAYAIDAVTFVLSVLLSRKLAPSPASHDAEKPSLRGIAEGARYAWSRKELLGTYAVDVIAMLFAFPLAIFPFLADDLHAPWSLGLMYAALPAGSLLVSLTSGWTGRVHRQGRAIVLAAAGWGLAIAAAGQLRQVWAVLLLLTLAGAFDMVSGIFRSAMWNQTIPDELRGRLAGIELLSYASGPQLGQVRVGGMAALTGVRAAVSAGGLLCFAGVGLLALGLPKLRAYDARTDEHARRMRERRASAADAPADGRAGDRAADQGRPGADAQDTDPAPV, encoded by the coding sequence GTGACTTCGGACGGCCCCCCACGTGACTCCCCCTCGCCCACTGCCCGCCGGCGCCTGACCGCGCTGCTGCCGGATCTGGCGCCCTGGCGCACCTCGCGCGACTTCCGGCTGCTGTGGTGCGCGGGCGCGATCACGGTCTTCGGCACCTTCCTGACCGTCGTGGCGCTGCCGCTCCAGCTCAAGGAGCTGACCGGCTCCACCCTCGCGGTCGGTGCGCTGGGCGCGGTGGAGCTGGTCCCGCTGCTGGTCTTCGGTCTCTACGGCGGTGCGCTCGCCGACTCCGTGGACCGCCGCCGGCTGATCGTCGGCAGCGAGCTGGCACTCGGCCTGATCTCCGCGCTGCTGCTGGTCAACAGCCTGCTGCCGCACCCGCTGGTGTGGCCGCTGTACGCGGCGGCCGCGCTGTCCAGCGCGCTGACCGGGCTGCAGCGGCCGGCCCTGGACGCGATCGTGCCGCGGATCGTGCGGCACGACCAGCTCGCCGCGGCCGCCGCACTCAACGCGCTGCGCTGGCAGATCGGCGCCATCGCCGGACCGGCCCTGGCCGGCGGACTGCTCGCCCTTGCCGGACTGCGCTGGGCGTACGCCATCGATGCGGTCACCTTCGTGCTCTCGGTGCTGCTCTCCCGCAAGCTGGCGCCGTCACCCGCCTCGCACGACGCCGAGAAACCCTCGCTGCGCGGGATCGCTGAGGGCGCGCGCTATGCCTGGAGCCGCAAGGAGCTGCTCGGCACCTACGCCGTCGACGTGATCGCGATGCTCTTCGCCTTCCCGCTGGCGATCTTCCCGTTCCTCGCCGATGACCTCCACGCGCCCTGGTCGCTGGGGCTGATGTACGCGGCGCTGCCGGCCGGCTCCCTGCTGGTGAGCCTGACCAGCGGCTGGACCGGGCGGGTCCACCGGCAGGGCCGGGCGATCGTGCTGGCGGCCGCCGGCTGGGGCCTGGCGATCGCCGCCGCCGGGCAGCTGCGGCAGGTCTGGGCGGTGCTGCTCCTGCTGACCCTGGCCGGCGCCTTCGACATGGTCAGCGGCATCTTCCGCTCGGCGATGTGGAACCAGACCATCCCCGACGAGCTGCGCGGCCGGCTGGCCGGCATCGAGCTGCTGTCGTACGCGTCGGGCCCGCAGCTGGGCCAGGTGCGGGTCGGCGGGATGGCGGCGCTGACGGGCGTGCGGGCGGCGGTGTCGGCGGGCGGTCTGCTGTGCTTCGCGGGCGTCGGGCTGCTGGCCCTGGGGCTGCCGAAGCTGAGGGCGTACGACGCCAGGACCGACGAGCACGCCCGGCGGATGCGGGAGCGCCGGGCCTCCGCGGCGGACGCCCCGGCGGACGGCCGGGCCGGTGACCGGGCCGCTGACCAGGGCCGACCCGGGGCGGACGCCCAGGACACGGACCCGGCACCGGTCTGA
- a CDS encoding PhzF family phenazine biosynthesis protein — MAELDVLRVFCGPEGDAGNLLGVVCDGAAVPDAAGRAALAAELGFSETVFLDDADRGTVDIHTPSSRLPFAGHPLVGLAWLLRSLGRPPRILRPPAGAVEVDFDGDLTWVRGRAAWVPARTTRRHASPAEVDALPAPPPGEGWLYAWAWQDEAAGVVRARGFPRRGESIAEDEATGAAAMLLTHELGRPLDIRQGAGSQILTRLHPDGIISVGGRVCRQAP; from the coding sequence ATGGCCGAACTCGACGTGCTCCGGGTGTTCTGCGGCCCGGAGGGGGACGCGGGCAATCTGCTCGGCGTGGTGTGCGACGGGGCGGCCGTCCCCGATGCCGCGGGACGCGCCGCGCTCGCGGCCGAACTCGGCTTCAGCGAAACCGTCTTCCTCGACGACGCCGACCGCGGCACCGTCGACATCCATACGCCGAGCTCCCGACTCCCGTTCGCCGGGCATCCGCTGGTCGGTCTGGCCTGGTTGCTGCGGAGCCTGGGGCGGCCGCCGCGCATCCTTCGCCCGCCGGCCGGTGCGGTCGAGGTCGACTTCGACGGGGATCTGACCTGGGTGCGCGGACGCGCCGCCTGGGTTCCGGCCCGCACCACCCGGCGCCATGCCTCGCCCGCCGAGGTCGACGCGCTGCCCGCGCCGCCGCCGGGCGAGGGCTGGCTCTACGCCTGGGCCTGGCAGGACGAGGCCGCCGGCGTGGTCCGGGCCCGGGGCTTCCCGCGGCGCGGCGAGAGTATTGCCGAGGATGAGGCGACGGGCGCCGCGGCCATGCTGCTGACCCATGAGCTGGGCCGCCCGCTCGACATCCGCCAGGGCGCCGGCTCGCAGATCCTCACCCGCCTCCACCCCGACGGCATCATCTCCGTCGGGGGGCGGGTGTGCCGTCAGGCGCCGTAG
- a CDS encoding biliverdin-producing heme oxygenase gives MEASSPRPSAPAVPSAPSAPFTPFSTVIRTASHEQHTEAENSSFMSDLLGGGLGIPAYRRYTEQLWFVYRALEDVSDTLAADPVAGPFLRPELARTAELERDLAHLGGPGWRTGLTPLPATAAYADRVATCARTWPGGFVAHHYTRYLGDLSGGQLIRGTAEKTWGFARKGDGVRFYVFEDIPNPAAFKRRYRALLDALPVDDLEKQRVVDECKHAFRLNGAVFRELGEQFPLSA, from the coding sequence TTGGAAGCGTCCAGCCCGCGTCCGTCCGCACCGGCCGTTCCGTCCGCACCATCCGCCCCTTTCACCCCTTTCTCTACAGTTATCCGCACCGCGTCCCACGAACAGCACACCGAGGCCGAGAACTCCTCCTTCATGAGCGATCTCCTCGGCGGCGGGCTCGGCATCCCGGCCTACCGGCGCTACACCGAACAACTGTGGTTCGTCTACCGCGCCCTGGAGGACGTCTCCGACACGCTCGCCGCCGACCCGGTGGCCGGCCCCTTCCTCCGTCCGGAACTGGCCCGCACCGCCGAGCTGGAGCGCGATCTCGCCCATCTCGGCGGGCCCGGCTGGCGCACCGGACTCACCCCGCTGCCGGCCACCGCCGCCTACGCGGACCGGGTCGCGACCTGCGCCCGCACCTGGCCGGGCGGCTTCGTCGCCCACCACTACACCCGCTATCTCGGCGACCTCTCCGGCGGCCAGCTCATCCGCGGCACCGCCGAGAAGACCTGGGGCTTCGCCCGCAAGGGAGACGGGGTGCGGTTCTACGTCTTCGAGGACATCCCCAACCCGGCCGCCTTCAAGCGCCGATACCGGGCGCTGCTGGACGCGCTGCCGGTCGACGACCTGGAGAAACAGCGCGTGGTCGACGAGTGCAAGCACGCATTCCGGCTGAACGGCGCGGTCTTCCGGGAACTGGGCGAGCAGTTCCCGCTGAGCGCCTAG
- a CDS encoding carbohydrate ABC transporter permease, giving the protein MTRPPVRHRIITASLLTVAALYFLVPVYWLAVSATKNSADLFGTFGFWFSAHPHPVEYLTAVLTYDHGIYARWFANSLFYAGTGAVCATLLSAAAGYALAKFPFRGREAVFNVVLAGVLIPGTALALPLYFLFSAMGLANTYGAVLLPSMVSPFGVYLCRIYAAAAVPDSLLEAARIDGAGEARIFGGLGLRLMTPALVTVFLFQFVHIWNNYFLPLVMLSDSDLYPVQLGLTSWTGYADRQPVLYQYTVGGALLSVVPLMVLMTVLQRYWRTGLTEGSVKA; this is encoded by the coding sequence ATGACCCGGCCCCCGGTCCGCCACCGGATCATCACCGCCTCGCTGCTCACCGTCGCCGCGCTCTACTTCCTGGTGCCCGTCTACTGGCTGGCCGTCTCCGCCACCAAGAACAGCGCCGACCTCTTCGGCACGTTCGGCTTCTGGTTCTCCGCCCATCCGCACCCGGTCGAGTACCTCACCGCCGTCCTCACCTACGACCACGGCATCTACGCCCGCTGGTTCGCCAACTCCCTCTTCTACGCCGGGACCGGTGCGGTCTGCGCCACCCTGCTGTCCGCCGCGGCCGGCTATGCGCTGGCCAAATTCCCCTTCCGCGGACGGGAGGCGGTCTTCAACGTGGTGCTGGCCGGGGTGCTGATTCCCGGCACCGCGCTGGCCCTGCCGCTCTACTTCCTCTTCAGCGCGATGGGCCTGGCGAACACCTATGGCGCGGTGCTGCTCCCGAGCATGGTCAGCCCGTTCGGCGTCTATCTCTGCCGGATCTACGCGGCCGCCGCGGTCCCCGACTCGCTGCTGGAGGCGGCCCGGATCGACGGCGCGGGCGAGGCGAGGATCTTCGGCGGGCTCGGGCTGCGGCTGATGACCCCGGCTTTGGTCACCGTCTTCCTGTTCCAGTTCGTCCACATCTGGAACAACTATTTCCTGCCGCTGGTGATGCTCTCGGACTCCGACCTCTACCCGGTCCAGCTGGGCCTGACCTCCTGGACCGGCTACGCCGACCGGCAGCCGGTGCTCTACCAGTACACGGTGGGGGGTGCGCTGTTGTCCGTGGTGCCGCTGATGGTGCTGATGACGGTGCTCCAGCGGTACTGGCGCACGGGCCTGACCGAGGGCAGCGTGAAGGCATGA
- a CDS encoding dihydrodipicolinate synthase family protein, whose product MALPAPLHGVIPPVCTPLGPHGEIDTASLTRLVHHLLDGGVHALFALGSTSEVAYLTDVQRHTALETVLEAAAGRVPVLAGVIDTTTPRVLDHARTAAALGADALVATAPFYTRTHPREIAAHFRHLRAAVDLPLFAYDIPVAVHSKLAPELVRELAEDSTLAGLKDSSGDEGALRRLLTALGGRTGRHRGPAPGFAVLTGSELTVDAALLAGADGVVPGLGNVDPAAYVRLYDAARAGHWDRAAAEQERLVTLFSMVDAGPESEMGRSSAALGAFKAALHLLGVTARGTTAFPQRPLGEQAVAEVARRLDAAGLLPARQDRGAQRD is encoded by the coding sequence ATGGCACTGCCCGCACCCCTGCACGGCGTCATCCCCCCGGTCTGCACCCCGCTCGGCCCGCACGGCGAGATCGACACCGCGTCCCTGACCCGCCTGGTGCACCACCTCCTCGACGGCGGTGTGCACGCGCTGTTCGCCCTCGGCTCCACCAGCGAGGTCGCCTATCTCACCGACGTCCAGCGCCACACCGCACTGGAAACCGTCCTCGAGGCCGCCGCCGGCCGGGTGCCGGTGCTCGCCGGGGTCATCGACACCACCACCCCGCGGGTGCTCGACCACGCCCGGACCGCGGCCGCCCTCGGCGCCGACGCCCTGGTCGCCACCGCGCCCTTCTACACCCGCACCCATCCCCGGGAGATCGCCGCACACTTCCGCCATCTGCGGGCGGCCGTGGATCTGCCGCTCTTCGCCTACGACATCCCCGTGGCCGTCCACAGCAAGCTGGCCCCGGAGCTGGTGCGGGAGCTGGCCGAGGACTCCACCCTGGCCGGGCTCAAGGACAGCAGCGGCGACGAGGGCGCCCTGCGCCGCCTGCTCACCGCCCTCGGCGGCCGCACCGGCCGGCACCGCGGCCCCGCCCCCGGCTTCGCCGTCCTCACCGGTTCCGAACTGACCGTGGACGCAGCCCTGTTGGCGGGTGCGGACGGCGTCGTCCCCGGCCTCGGCAATGTCGACCCGGCCGCCTATGTGCGCCTCTACGACGCCGCCCGGGCGGGCCACTGGGACCGGGCGGCCGCCGAACAGGAGCGTCTGGTCACCCTGTTCTCCATGGTCGACGCCGGCCCCGAGTCCGAGATGGGCCGCAGCTCCGCCGCCCTGGGCGCGTTCAAGGCGGCCCTCCATCTCCTCGGCGTGACCGCCCGGGGCACCACCGCCTTTCCGCAACGCCCGCTGGGCGAGCAGGCCGTGGCGGAGGTGGCCCGCCGGCTCGACGCGGCCGGCCTGCTGCCGGCACGACAGGACCGAGGGGCACAGCGCGACTGA
- a CDS encoding carbohydrate ABC transporter permease — protein MSRDTLHRPEPVAGKGPGPAPRARPRRACGTGARRARAAAAFLLPFLALFALCFLAPIGYALHQSLFTTERTGPLGLGGREHDVFAGLANYTHALSDDRFLTGFGRVLLFGAVQIPLMIVLATGLALLLESASARGVAFFRTAFFLPYGVPGVIASILWGFLYVPGISPLVKIAGTLGWDVDFLSRGTVLWSIANIVTWQFTGYNMLVLIAQLKAVPGELYEAARLDGASAWQIARHVKLPLIRPALVLTCVFSIIGTLQLFAEPMVLRPLASAIDSGFTPNLHAYSEAFVGNNQHVAAAEAVLLALVACVLSFGFLRLVGGRGKERR, from the coding sequence GTGAGCCGGGACACGCTGCACCGCCCGGAGCCGGTGGCCGGGAAGGGGCCCGGCCCCGCCCCGCGCGCCCGCCCGCGCCGCGCCTGCGGCACCGGGGCCCGCCGTGCCCGCGCCGCGGCCGCTTTCCTGCTGCCCTTCCTCGCCCTCTTCGCCCTCTGCTTCCTCGCCCCGATCGGCTACGCCCTCCACCAGAGCCTGTTCACCACCGAACGCACCGGCCCGCTCGGGCTCGGCGGCCGGGAGCACGACGTCTTCGCCGGCCTCGCCAACTACACCCATGCGCTCTCCGACGACCGGTTCCTGACCGGCTTCGGCCGGGTGCTGCTCTTCGGCGCCGTCCAGATCCCGCTGATGATCGTGCTCGCCACCGGCCTCGCGCTGCTGCTGGAGAGCGCGAGCGCCCGCGGGGTCGCCTTCTTCCGTACCGCCTTCTTCCTGCCGTACGGGGTGCCCGGGGTGATCGCCTCGATCCTGTGGGGATTCCTGTACGTGCCGGGCATCAGCCCGCTGGTGAAGATCGCCGGCACGCTGGGCTGGGACGTCGACTTCCTCTCCCGCGGCACCGTCCTGTGGTCCATCGCCAACATCGTCACCTGGCAGTTCACCGGCTACAACATGCTGGTGCTGATCGCTCAGCTCAAGGCCGTCCCGGGGGAGTTGTACGAGGCGGCGCGGCTCGACGGCGCCTCGGCCTGGCAGATCGCCCGGCACGTCAAGCTTCCGCTGATCCGGCCGGCGCTCGTGCTCACCTGCGTCTTCAGCATCATCGGCACCCTCCAGCTGTTCGCCGAACCCATGGTGCTGCGCCCGCTGGCCTCCGCCATCGACTCCGGCTTCACCCCCAATCTGCACGCCTACAGCGAGGCGTTCGTCGGCAACAACCAGCATGTGGCGGCGGCCGAGGCGGTGCTGCTCGCGCTGGTGGCGTGTGTGCTGTCCTTCGGCTTCCTGCGGCTGGTCGGCGGGCGCGGGAAGGAGCGCCGATGA
- the npdG gene encoding NADPH-dependent F420 reductase, whose translation MTTPDDARSENVATRVKAALKRDPWDLPDVSGLVVGVLGGTGDQGRGLAYRLARAGQKVIIGSRAAERARTAADELGLGIEGAENAECARRSDVVIVAVPWEGHAQTLQALRGELAGKLVIDCVNPLGFDKKGAFALKPEEGSAAEQAAALLPESRVTAAFHHLSAVLLQDPATEQIDTDVMVLGESRADTDLVQALAARIPGMRGVFAGRLRNAHQVESLVANLISVNRRYKAHAGLRLTDV comes from the coding sequence ATGACTACTCCTGACGATGCCCGGTCCGAGAACGTCGCGACCCGTGTGAAGGCCGCCCTCAAGCGTGACCCGTGGGACCTCCCGGACGTCTCCGGCCTGGTGGTCGGCGTCCTGGGCGGTACCGGCGACCAGGGCCGTGGCCTGGCCTACCGGCTCGCCCGGGCCGGCCAGAAGGTGATCATCGGCTCCCGTGCCGCCGAGCGTGCCCGGACCGCCGCCGACGAACTCGGCCTGGGTATCGAGGGCGCGGAGAACGCCGAGTGCGCCCGCCGCAGCGATGTCGTGATCGTCGCCGTGCCCTGGGAGGGCCACGCCCAGACCCTTCAGGCGCTGCGCGGGGAGCTGGCCGGCAAGCTGGTCATCGACTGCGTCAACCCGCTCGGCTTCGACAAGAAGGGCGCCTTCGCGCTCAAGCCCGAGGAGGGCAGCGCCGCCGAGCAGGCCGCCGCCCTGCTGCCCGAGTCCCGGGTCACCGCGGCCTTCCACCATCTGTCCGCGGTGCTGCTCCAGGACCCCGCAACCGAGCAGATCGACACCGACGTGATGGTGCTCGGCGAGTCCCGCGCGGACACCGATCTGGTGCAGGCGCTGGCCGCCCGCATCCCCGGCATGCGCGGTGTCTTCGCCGGCCGGCTGCGCAACGCCCACCAGGTCGAGTCGCTGGTCGCCAATCTGATCTCGGTCAACCGGCGCTACAAGGCGCACGCGGGGCTGCGGCTCACCGACGTCTGA
- the map gene encoding type I methionyl aminopeptidase has product MSGQSLLAPGKISPTRPVPASIPRPEYVGKDAPTPYTGPEVQDAETIEKMRIAGRIAAQAMAEAAKLIAPGVTTDELDRVAHEFMCDHGAYPSTLGYRGFPKSLCSSLNEVICHGIPDSTVLKDGDIVNLDVTAYLNGVHGDNNATYLCGDVDEESTLLVERTREALNRAIKAVKPGRQINIIGRVIESYAKRFGYGVVRDFTGHGINSSFHSGLIVPHYDSPHHTTDIKPGMTFTIEPMLTLGSHDYDMWDDGWTVVTKDRKRTAQFEHTLVVTDTGAEILTLP; this is encoded by the coding sequence ATGTCTGGCCAGTCACTCCTTGCCCCGGGGAAGATCTCCCCCACCCGCCCCGTCCCTGCCTCGATCCCGCGCCCCGAGTACGTCGGGAAGGACGCGCCCACCCCGTACACGGGGCCCGAGGTGCAGGATGCCGAAACGATCGAGAAGATGCGGATCGCCGGCCGGATCGCCGCGCAGGCGATGGCGGAGGCCGCCAAGCTGATCGCGCCGGGCGTGACCACCGATGAACTGGACCGGGTCGCCCATGAGTTCATGTGCGACCACGGCGCCTACCCGTCCACCCTCGGCTACCGCGGCTTCCCCAAGTCCCTGTGCTCCTCGCTCAACGAGGTCATCTGCCACGGCATCCCGGACTCGACCGTCCTCAAGGACGGTGACATCGTGAACCTCGATGTCACCGCGTACCTCAACGGCGTGCACGGCGACAACAACGCCACCTATCTGTGCGGCGACGTGGACGAGGAGTCCACGCTGCTGGTGGAGCGCACCCGTGAGGCGCTCAACCGCGCGATCAAGGCCGTCAAGCCGGGCCGGCAGATCAACATCATCGGCCGGGTCATCGAGTCCTACGCCAAGCGCTTCGGCTACGGAGTCGTCCGTGACTTCACCGGTCACGGCATCAACTCCTCCTTCCACTCCGGCCTGATCGTTCCGCACTACGACAGCCCGCACCACACCACCGACATCAAGCCCGGCATGACGTTCACCATCGAGCCGATGCTGACGCTGGGGTCCCACGACTACGACATGTGGGACGACGGCTGGACGGTCGTGACCAAGGACCGCAAGCGGACCGCACAGTTCGAGCACACACTGGTGGTGACGGACACCGGGGCCGAGATCCTCACGCTTCCCTGA
- a CDS encoding ABC transporter substrate-binding protein — protein sequence MTSNPMPRRTVLGGAAALAAGFALAGCGDGGDTDGKAPRERKKGQRIQLTFWSWVPGIDKPVDLWNRKNPEVQVKVEKVSAVNGEQYAKMHAAVKAGNPPDLGQIEFPVVPSFLLDNGLLDLAPLGASRYQDKFVGWQWQQSVFGKGIYAIPQASGPMGLFLRQDLFEKWGVHTPRTWDEYEAAAKTIRKQGAWIETFAPTNGNRFAGLAWQAGATWYATHGDTWRVQLDDEPTRRVADYWESLVRRGLVKTIPDRQNAWYKDLQTGAIPAWVGASWGDALLVGNAPGTKGKWRAAPLPQWKAGEQAFANWGGSTTAVFAGAHYPKDALDFAVWLNTDPESIALLIDGGYGFPSAKTGYTTADLDADKSFFGGQAYSKVFADAGAHVDTSWRWGPGVDTLYQRLGDAFTDALADGSSFRSVLTKVQGQTVADLKDKGLKVESGG from the coding sequence ATGACCAGCAACCCCATGCCCCGCAGAACGGTCCTGGGCGGGGCGGCCGCCCTCGCCGCCGGCTTCGCGCTCGCCGGCTGTGGCGACGGCGGGGACACGGACGGCAAGGCGCCCCGGGAACGCAAGAAGGGGCAGCGGATCCAGCTGACCTTCTGGTCCTGGGTGCCCGGCATCGACAAGCCCGTCGACCTGTGGAACCGCAAGAACCCCGAGGTGCAGGTCAAGGTCGAGAAGGTCTCGGCGGTCAACGGCGAGCAGTACGCGAAGATGCACGCCGCCGTGAAGGCCGGCAACCCGCCCGACCTCGGCCAGATCGAATTCCCGGTCGTCCCCAGCTTCCTCCTCGACAACGGCCTGCTCGACCTCGCCCCGCTCGGCGCCTCCCGCTACCAGGACAAGTTCGTCGGCTGGCAGTGGCAGCAGTCCGTCTTCGGCAAGGGCATCTACGCCATCCCGCAGGCCTCCGGGCCGATGGGACTGTTCCTCCGGCAGGACCTCTTCGAGAAGTGGGGCGTGCACACCCCGCGGACCTGGGACGAGTACGAGGCCGCCGCCAAGACCATCCGCAAGCAGGGCGCCTGGATCGAGACCTTCGCCCCCACCAACGGCAACCGGTTCGCCGGCCTCGCCTGGCAGGCCGGCGCCACGTGGTACGCGACGCACGGCGACACCTGGCGCGTGCAGCTCGACGACGAACCCACCCGCAGGGTCGCCGACTACTGGGAGTCCCTCGTGCGGCGGGGGCTCGTCAAGACCATCCCCGACCGGCAGAACGCCTGGTACAAGGACCTGCAGACCGGCGCCATCCCGGCCTGGGTGGGCGCCAGTTGGGGCGATGCCCTGCTGGTCGGCAACGCGCCGGGCACCAAGGGGAAGTGGCGGGCCGCGCCGCTGCCGCAGTGGAAGGCGGGCGAGCAGGCCTTCGCCAACTGGGGCGGCTCGACCACCGCGGTCTTCGCGGGGGCGCACTACCCCAAGGACGCCCTGGACTTCGCCGTCTGGCTCAACACCGACCCCGAGTCGATCGCCCTGCTCATCGACGGCGGCTACGGCTTCCCCAGCGCCAAGACGGGCTACACCACCGCCGATCTCGACGCCGACAAGAGCTTCTTCGGCGGCCAGGCGTACAGCAAGGTCTTCGCCGACGCCGGGGCGCACGTCGACACCAGCTGGCGGTGGGGGCCCGGGGTGGACACCCTCTACCAGCGGCTCGGCGACGCCTTCACCGACGCGCTGGCCGACGGCAGTTCCTTCCGCTCGGTCCTGACGAAGGTGCAGGGGCAGACCGTCGCCGACCTCAAGGACAAGGGCCTGAAGGTGGAGAGCGGCGGGTGA